A window of the Cystobacter fuscus genome harbors these coding sequences:
- a CDS encoding thiamine pyrophosphate-binding protein → MPFSSHIEFQVDSSPALPPALLALEAEGSGGGVPREWEARGLGFRRVEEVSVTDCVVAHLEAEEVDAVFGIPGGNIAPFQQALRRHGAIRFVIASHEGGAAFMADGYARATGKLGVCLVTAGPGATNALTGVASAHLDGVPLLAISGQVATDRFGLNAIQESTGTHGVNTVEVFRQASAVSAGIVDAQSFQRLLARVLRVVHGLPGGAAHLSIPSNIARQRIRHALLPTTRGAFRARPPAAAPEDLDETFQLLRAARRPLIVLGSGAREALGTQGEAFTAFVSEQGIPVATSLRGKGLFSEDEPLSLGVLGLAGSRRAEAYVREGVDVLLVLGSRMGEWASRGFNKHLQSIDSVIQVDAQSAHIGQFLPVRLPIVADVGSVVAGLVERGRRSGPPGGERLRERWSRMVEVREPVPSPRAPQAEGMVKPQQLMAELNAHLRPDMDLYIDMGNCTGWASHLLRLTPPTRIFFPCGLSSMGWSCGAVIGGKLGRPERAAVAITGDGSFLMNGTELLTASRYRVGTVTLVLNDNFLGMVNHGEHAQDTTVPLEDDFYGLGDPDLAAFAESLGARAYTVDGPGQLAALLPEVLRRADELGQPQVIIARVDYREVPPYGDRFAAVASDGR, encoded by the coding sequence ATGCCCTTCTCCTCGCACATCGAATTTCAGGTCGATTCGTCCCCTGCGCTGCCCCCCGCCTTGCTCGCCCTGGAGGCCGAGGGCTCGGGGGGAGGGGTTCCCCGGGAGTGGGAGGCGCGGGGCCTGGGCTTCCGGCGGGTGGAGGAGGTGTCCGTCACGGACTGCGTGGTGGCGCACCTGGAGGCGGAGGAGGTGGACGCCGTCTTCGGGATTCCGGGGGGCAACATCGCGCCCTTCCAGCAGGCGCTGCGCCGGCATGGCGCCATCCGCTTCGTCATCGCCTCGCATGAGGGGGGCGCGGCCTTCATGGCGGACGGCTACGCGCGCGCCACGGGCAAGCTGGGCGTGTGCTTGGTGACGGCGGGCCCGGGGGCCACCAACGCGCTCACGGGCGTGGCCTCGGCGCACCTGGACGGCGTGCCACTGCTGGCCATCAGCGGGCAGGTGGCCACGGATCGCTTCGGCCTCAACGCCATCCAGGAGAGCACGGGCACGCACGGGGTGAACACGGTGGAGGTGTTCCGCCAGGCGAGCGCCGTGTCGGCGGGCATCGTGGACGCGCAGAGCTTCCAGCGCCTGTTGGCGCGGGTGCTGCGGGTGGTGCACGGGCTGCCCGGCGGGGCCGCGCACCTGAGCATCCCCTCCAACATCGCGCGCCAGCGCATCCGCCATGCCCTGCTGCCCACCACCCGGGGCGCCTTCCGCGCGCGCCCGCCCGCGGCGGCTCCCGAGGACCTGGACGAGACCTTCCAACTGCTGCGCGCCGCGCGCCGGCCGCTCATCGTCCTGGGCTCCGGCGCGCGCGAGGCCCTGGGCACCCAGGGCGAGGCCTTCACCGCCTTCGTCTCCGAGCAGGGCATTCCAGTGGCCACGAGCCTGCGCGGCAAGGGGCTGTTCTCCGAGGACGAGCCGCTGTCGCTGGGGGTGCTGGGGCTGGCGGGCAGCCGGCGCGCGGAGGCGTACGTGCGCGAGGGCGTGGACGTGCTGCTCGTGCTGGGCAGTCGGATGGGGGAGTGGGCCAGCCGGGGCTTCAACAAGCACCTGCAGTCCATCGACAGTGTCATCCAGGTGGATGCCCAGTCGGCCCACATCGGGCAGTTCCTGCCGGTGCGCCTGCCCATCGTCGCGGACGTGGGCTCGGTGGTGGCGGGCCTGGTGGAGCGGGGGCGGAGGAGCGGTCCTCCCGGGGGTGAGCGGCTGCGCGAGCGCTGGTCGCGGATGGTGGAAGTGCGCGAGCCCGTGCCGAGCCCCCGCGCGCCCCAGGCCGAGGGCATGGTGAAGCCGCAGCAGCTCATGGCCGAGCTGAACGCGCACCTGCGTCCGGACATGGACCTGTACATCGACATGGGCAACTGCACGGGCTGGGCGTCGCACCTGCTGCGGCTCACGCCCCCCACGCGCATCTTCTTTCCGTGCGGCCTGTCCTCCATGGGCTGGTCCTGCGGAGCCGTCATCGGCGGCAAGCTGGGCCGGCCGGAGCGGGCCGCGGTGGCCATCACCGGGGATGGCTCGTTCCTGATGAACGGCACGGAGCTTTTGACCGCGTCGCGCTACCGGGTGGGCACGGTGACGCTGGTGCTCAATGACAACTTCCTGGGCATGGTCAACCACGGGGAGCACGCGCAGGACACCACCGTGCCCCTGGAGGATGACTTCTACGGCCTGGGGGATCCGGACCTCGCCGCCTTCGCCGAGTCGCTCGGTGCGCGCGCGTATACCGTGGATGGGCCGGGGCAGCTCGCGGCGCTGTTGCCCGAGGTGCTGCGTCGCGCGGACGAGCTGGGACAGCCGCAGGTGATCATCGCGCGCGTGGACTACCGCGAGGTGCCGCCGTACGGGGACCGTTTCGCCGCGGTGGCGTCGGACGGCCGGTAG
- a CDS encoding FAD-dependent monooxygenase has protein sequence MTREQVEVAVVGGGPVGLMLASELALAGVKVAVFERRKERVAQSRALSVHPRTLEILALRGLEQRFLARGRLLPTGHYAALDTRLDFSVLDTTFPYSLFIPQTLTEALLEERAREVGVALHRGHRVGGLRQDAEGVELEGEREDGAFQVRARYVVGADGARSVVRTLAGISFPGTDVTSTQMLGDVILAEPPSQPVLSRTHPSGGAMLVPLGDGVHHRIVVISARRQHVPLSEPVTLEELAGAVREVLGTDFGMHSPAWLSRFGNETRHASRYREGRVFLVGDAAHIHLPAGGQGLNVGLQDAMNLGWKLAGVLRGLAPPSLLDSYHHERHPVGARLIQNTLSQTALMTQFNPAGMALRDTFCALLTQPRVNRVLAEQISAFDVAYPTPPLPAPEGLKVEPAVSGTRLADQPLRLEGGASRSLYSLLHEGKWLLLRRPASARVELPPSWSGWTTWLTAEPSREVPGLGAWSSLLVRPDGHLGYVSH, from the coding sequence ATGACACGAGAGCAGGTGGAAGTGGCCGTCGTGGGCGGAGGTCCGGTGGGGTTGATGCTGGCGAGCGAGCTGGCCCTGGCGGGAGTGAAGGTGGCGGTGTTCGAGCGGAGGAAGGAGCGGGTCGCGCAGTCTCGCGCCCTGTCCGTGCACCCGCGCACCCTGGAGATCCTGGCGCTCCGGGGGTTGGAGCAGCGCTTCCTGGCGCGCGGCAGGCTCCTGCCGACGGGGCACTACGCCGCGCTGGACACGCGCCTGGACTTCTCGGTGCTGGACACGACGTTCCCCTATTCGCTGTTCATCCCCCAGACGCTCACCGAGGCGCTCCTGGAGGAGCGCGCGCGGGAGGTGGGCGTGGCGCTGCATCGCGGCCACCGCGTCGGTGGGCTGCGGCAGGACGCCGAGGGCGTGGAGCTCGAGGGGGAGCGGGAGGACGGGGCCTTCCAGGTGAGGGCCCGGTACGTGGTGGGCGCGGATGGCGCGCGCAGCGTGGTGCGCACGCTGGCGGGCATCTCCTTCCCGGGCACCGACGTGACGAGCACCCAGATGCTGGGGGATGTCATCCTCGCGGAGCCGCCCTCCCAGCCGGTGTTGTCGCGCACGCACCCGAGCGGCGGCGCGATGCTCGTCCCCCTGGGCGACGGAGTCCATCACCGCATCGTGGTGATCTCCGCCAGAAGGCAGCACGTCCCGCTGTCCGAGCCCGTCACCCTGGAGGAGCTGGCGGGAGCGGTCCGCGAGGTGTTGGGCACGGATTTCGGAATGCACTCGCCAGCGTGGCTGTCGCGCTTCGGCAACGAGACGCGCCATGCCAGCCGCTACCGCGAGGGCCGCGTGTTCCTGGTGGGTGACGCCGCCCACATCCACCTGCCAGCGGGTGGACAGGGCCTCAACGTGGGGCTCCAGGACGCGATGAACCTGGGCTGGAAGCTGGCCGGCGTGCTGCGGGGCCTCGCGCCCCCCTCGCTCCTCGACAGCTACCACCACGAGCGCCACCCCGTGGGCGCGCGGCTCATCCAGAACACGCTGAGCCAGACGGCGCTCATGACCCAATTCAACCCGGCGGGCATGGCCCTGCGCGACACCTTCTGCGCGCTGCTCACCCAGCCCCGCGTCAACCGCGTGCTCGCCGAGCAGATCTCCGCCTTCGACGTGGCCTACCCCACACCTCCACTCCCCGCCCCGGAGGGACTGAAGGTGGAGCCCGCCGTCTCCGGCACGCGCCTGGCGGACCAGCCCCTGCGCCTCGAGGGAGGTGCCTCGCGCTCGCTCTACTCCCTGCTGCACGAGGGCAAGTGGCTGCTGCTGCGCCGGCCCGCCTCCGCGCGCGTCGAGCTACCCCCTTCCTGGAGCGGCTGGACGACCTGGCTCACCGCCGAGCCGTCGCGCGAGGTGCCAGGCCTGGGCGCCTGGAGCTCGCTCCTGGTGCGTCCCGACGGGCACCTGGGTTACGTCTCGCATTGA
- a CDS encoding 3-oxoacyl-[acyl-carrier-protein] synthase III C-terminal domain-containing protein, whose translation MSSDFALLGVGAAVPEQVRRNDDPLFEPLRRAAARGGGEHALFYGNRERRVLAPGESLAALTARAGRVALEDAGVRPEAVERLYGYVSVSEFISPNALYAVHRELRLGQEALVIPVQADFANFLMGVVLAWEALRAGSIRHALVAVGSGWTRNVDYSQGHAIGIGDGAGAAVVGAGERLVLVDWAADTFSGEYGAMTMASRSGSGVEHPTYGIAPDAGIQAFLSSGMDGPPRLVARLLARHGIHRDDVTLISHQATRKLMDHWAAQLRPREYLDTYEDFGNMVHASLPVTLARFHRELRTKYLVMVGLGIGAHQFALLVRV comes from the coding sequence ATGTCGAGTGACTTCGCGTTGTTGGGTGTGGGCGCCGCGGTGCCGGAGCAGGTGCGCCGCAATGACGATCCGCTCTTCGAGCCGCTGCGGCGCGCCGCGGCCCGGGGAGGAGGGGAGCATGCGCTCTTCTATGGCAACCGGGAGCGCCGGGTGCTGGCGCCCGGGGAGTCGCTGGCGGCGCTCACGGCGCGGGCGGGGCGGGTGGCGTTGGAGGACGCGGGGGTGCGGCCCGAGGCGGTGGAGCGGCTCTACGGCTACGTGTCGGTGTCGGAGTTCATCTCGCCCAACGCGCTCTACGCGGTGCACCGCGAGTTGAGGTTGGGGCAGGAGGCTCTGGTCATCCCGGTGCAGGCGGACTTCGCCAACTTCCTGATGGGCGTGGTGTTGGCGTGGGAGGCGTTGCGGGCGGGGAGCATCCGGCACGCGCTGGTGGCGGTGGGCTCGGGGTGGACGCGCAACGTGGATTACAGCCAGGGCCATGCCATCGGCATCGGGGATGGTGCGGGCGCGGCGGTGGTGGGGGCGGGCGAGCGTCTGGTGTTGGTGGACTGGGCGGCGGACACCTTCAGCGGCGAGTATGGCGCGATGACCATGGCGTCGCGTTCCGGCTCGGGGGTGGAGCATCCCACCTATGGCATTGCGCCGGACGCGGGCATCCAGGCCTTCCTGTCCTCGGGGATGGACGGGCCGCCGAGGCTCGTGGCGCGGTTGCTCGCCAGACACGGCATCCACCGCGACGACGTCACGCTCATCTCCCACCAGGCCACGCGCAAGCTGATGGACCACTGGGCCGCGCAGCTCCGCCCGCGCGAGTACCTGGATACCTACGAGGACTTCGGCAACATGGTTCACGCCTCCCTGCCCGTGACGCTGGCGCGCTTCCATCGCGAGCTGCGCACGAAGTACCTAGTGATGGTGGGGCTGGGCATCGGCGCGCACCAGTTCGCCCTGCTCGTGCGCGTCTGA
- a CDS encoding ATP-binding protein has translation MLLSRGRPGTDPTLLHGLVRHVAEVFGVTSAVLVRQSPGEELLHPLALWSRGQYHEEPAVTPQGSVLDEVLRQDVFHCPEDAHARFPEDGWPRRLGPQGVLGMSVRNSREEVLGALVLMHDEPLKVAATDLAWLRAFTLLASTSLEHLQTRAELDEARDFLHKTLNAIQKPVFVKDREHRFVLTNEAFCRFVGTTEEKLLGRSDHDFVPHHEADLFWQQDERVFTSGQSNENEETYTDGARGIRTLITLKASFTSARGQPFLVGVIRDVSEHKRMEAHLRMADRMVTVGTLAASVAHEINNPLSYVNASLNFLREQLAQEDTTRLSLEELREAVSDALEGMGRVRTIVQDLKTFARADDERAEPMDIHQVIGSALRMVRHQLQEHARWELELEPVPQVLGNPARLGQVLVNLLVNALQAFVQSNPKRNRIRIASRVSDTGQVMVEVEDNGRGMGPEVLARLFTPFFTTKPTGEGSGLGLNISQSIIQAMGGRIEVSSTPGQGSTFRLLLPRLSHQEPDLPSGA, from the coding sequence GTGCTGCTGTCCAGGGGCCGGCCGGGTACGGATCCCACGCTGCTGCACGGGCTCGTCCGACACGTCGCCGAGGTCTTTGGCGTCACCAGTGCCGTGCTCGTGCGGCAGAGCCCCGGCGAGGAGCTGCTCCACCCGCTCGCGCTCTGGAGCCGGGGCCAGTACCACGAGGAGCCCGCCGTCACGCCCCAGGGCAGCGTGCTGGACGAGGTCTTGCGCCAGGACGTCTTTCATTGCCCCGAGGACGCGCACGCGCGGTTTCCCGAGGATGGATGGCCGCGGCGCCTGGGTCCGCAGGGCGTGCTGGGCATGAGTGTGAGGAATTCACGGGAGGAAGTGCTCGGGGCCCTGGTCCTGATGCATGACGAGCCCCTGAAGGTGGCCGCCACGGACCTCGCCTGGCTGAGGGCCTTCACCCTGCTGGCGAGCACGTCCCTGGAGCATCTCCAGACACGGGCCGAGCTGGACGAGGCCCGTGACTTCCTGCACAAGACGCTCAACGCCATCCAGAAGCCTGTCTTCGTGAAGGACCGGGAGCACCGGTTCGTCCTCACGAACGAGGCGTTCTGCCGCTTCGTCGGCACCACCGAGGAGAAGCTGCTCGGCAGATCCGACCATGACTTCGTGCCCCACCACGAGGCGGACCTCTTCTGGCAACAGGATGAACGGGTCTTCACCTCCGGCCAGTCCAACGAGAACGAGGAGACCTACACGGACGGCGCGCGGGGCATCCGCACCCTCATCACCCTGAAGGCGAGCTTCACCAGTGCCAGGGGCCAGCCCTTCCTCGTCGGCGTCATCCGCGACGTGAGCGAGCACAAGCGCATGGAGGCCCATCTGCGGATGGCGGACCGGATGGTGACCGTGGGCACCCTGGCCGCGAGCGTCGCGCACGAAATCAACAACCCACTGTCCTATGTCAACGCGAGCCTCAACTTCCTGCGCGAGCAGCTCGCCCAGGAGGACACCACGCGGCTGTCCCTGGAGGAGCTGCGCGAGGCGGTGTCCGACGCGCTCGAGGGCATGGGGCGCGTGCGCACCATCGTGCAGGACCTGAAGACCTTCGCGCGCGCGGATGACGAGCGGGCCGAGCCCATGGACATCCATCAGGTCATCGGCAGCGCGCTGCGCATGGTGCGCCACCAGTTGCAGGAGCACGCGCGCTGGGAGCTCGAGCTGGAGCCGGTGCCCCAGGTATTGGGCAATCCGGCCCGCCTGGGCCAGGTGCTGGTGAACCTGCTGGTCAACGCGCTCCAGGCCTTCGTCCAGAGCAATCCAAAGCGCAATCGGATCCGCATCGCGTCGCGGGTGAGCGACACGGGCCAGGTGATGGTGGAGGTGGAGGACAATGGGCGGGGCATGGGGCCCGAGGTGCTCGCGCGCCTCTTCACCCCCTTCTTCACCACCAAGCCCACGGGCGAGGGCTCGGGACTGGGACTCAACATCTCCCAGTCCATCATCCAGGCCATGGGGGGACGCATCGAGGTGAGCAGTACGCCCGGCCAGGGCAGCACCTTCCGGCTGCTGCTGCCCCGCCTCTCCCATCAGGAGCCGGACCTTCCCTCCGGCGCCTAA
- a CDS encoding TetR/AcrR family transcriptional regulator C-terminal domain-containing protein — translation MRIQRERVVREALALLDEAGIEGVTMRKLAQRLEIQAPSLYWHFANKQALLDGMADALVEPVARDVEPGLPWDEVLRRVAAELRRALLSRRDGARVFAGTYIVTENILRVSEAQMGALRRAGASSRVAAWGSFSLVYYVIGFSMEEQALDPRFSPEPVDLPRSRARFASFPQERFPHVLTALDDIFDTDLDTRFAFGLERLIIGLRADLPGASSS, via the coding sequence ATGCGCATTCAGAGGGAGCGGGTGGTGCGGGAGGCGTTGGCGTTGTTGGACGAGGCGGGAATCGAAGGGGTGACGATGCGCAAGCTGGCGCAGCGTCTGGAGATCCAGGCGCCGTCGCTCTACTGGCACTTCGCCAACAAGCAGGCGCTGTTGGATGGGATGGCGGACGCGCTGGTGGAGCCGGTGGCGCGCGACGTGGAGCCCGGGCTGCCCTGGGACGAGGTGCTGCGGCGGGTGGCGGCCGAGCTGCGGCGGGCGCTGCTGTCGCGCCGGGACGGGGCGCGCGTCTTCGCGGGCACCTACATCGTCACGGAGAACATCCTGCGCGTGAGCGAGGCGCAGATGGGGGCATTGCGGCGCGCGGGCGCCTCGTCGCGCGTGGCCGCCTGGGGGAGCTTCTCCCTCGTCTATTACGTGATTGGCTTCAGCATGGAGGAACAGGCGCTCGATCCGCGCTTCAGCCCCGAGCCCGTGGATCTGCCCCGGAGCCGCGCGCGCTTCGCCTCCTTCCCCCAGGAGCGCTTCCCTCACGTGCTCACGGCGCTCGACGACATCTTCGACACGGACCTCGACACGCGCTTCGCCTTCGGCCTCGAGCGGCTCATCATCGGGTTGCGGGCCGATCTCCCCGGCGCGTCCTCGTCCTGA
- a CDS encoding bestrophin family protein, which yields MIDYDPHRWWTYFHYLRGSMIKEIVYRVMACVLWSVGVVAVHLHVRSMDIPATVHTLAGISLSLLLVFRTNSSYDRFWEGRKLWGGIVNETRNLARAAGVFLRGDAALYGALVRWTTTFPYASAAALRGSPVDLGPRAAELPPEQVAQVRGAQHVPLAVARRMSELLDEGRRRGYYAEYAQLQLDQNVQLLIDYLGGCERIHKTPMPFAYMLHLRRALVLYCFSLPLALVDAFGWATVPATFVVAYLFFGIEEIGVEIEDPFGNDDNDLPLERICDTIQKNLSALLPDEGADRQG from the coding sequence ATGATCGACTACGACCCGCATCGCTGGTGGACGTACTTCCATTACCTCCGGGGCTCGATGATCAAGGAGATCGTCTACCGGGTGATGGCCTGTGTCCTGTGGTCCGTGGGAGTGGTGGCCGTCCATCTCCATGTTCGGTCCATGGACATCCCGGCCACCGTGCACACGCTGGCGGGCATCTCGTTGAGCCTCCTGCTCGTCTTCCGCACCAACTCCTCCTACGACCGCTTCTGGGAGGGGCGGAAGCTGTGGGGCGGCATCGTCAACGAGACGCGCAACCTGGCGCGCGCCGCCGGCGTCTTCCTGCGTGGCGACGCCGCTCTCTATGGCGCGTTGGTGCGCTGGACCACGACCTTCCCGTACGCGTCCGCCGCGGCGCTCCGGGGGAGTCCGGTCGATCTCGGGCCCCGGGCGGCCGAGCTGCCGCCCGAGCAGGTGGCGCAGGTGCGTGGCGCCCAGCATGTGCCGCTCGCCGTGGCGAGGCGGATGAGTGAGCTGCTCGACGAGGGCCGGCGCCGCGGCTACTACGCCGAATACGCCCAGTTGCAACTCGATCAGAACGTCCAGTTGCTCATCGACTACCTGGGCGGCTGCGAGCGCATCCACAAGACGCCCATGCCCTTCGCGTACATGCTGCACCTGCGCCGGGCGCTCGTCTTGTATTGCTTCTCGCTGCCCCTGGCGCTGGTGGACGCGTTCGGGTGGGCCACGGTGCCGGCCACGTTCGTCGTCGCCTATCTCTTCTTCGGCATCGAGGAGATTGGCGTGGAGATCGAGGATCCCTTCGGCAACGACGACAACGATCTGCCCCTGGAGCGCATCTGCGACACCATCCAGAAGAACCTGTCGGCGCTCCTGCCGGATGAGGGGGCTGACAGGCAGGGGTGA
- a CDS encoding pyridoxal phosphate-dependent decarboxylase family protein has product MDKNLMADLRGLEALLERAKTEASSFLNRLDDLPPAVKATPREALPLPEQGLGAEPSLRLFMDRYGQELGGSTGPRYFGFVQGGTTPAALAGDWMASAFDLNSSHPGSSAAPQVEQETLALLRQLLALPDTFSGGFVSGATMSNFVGLACARQWVAHRLDVDVAEKGLYALGPIPILSATPHSSTLKALSMLGMGRGSLVRVRAWPGREAMDVEALRAQLDSLGGKPCIVVASAGTVNTGDYDDLEAIGRLKERHPFWLHVDGAFGGLVACSPELAHLTRGMELADSVTVDAHKWLNVPYDSALQFTRHPELLLEIFRNNAPYLDVRQGPAPFADQGPENSRRFRALPAWLTLMAYGRSGYRDIIERDCRLARMLGERIEDSTAFELLAPVRLNIVCFTLRQEGGVTQEDVRGFLDRLRDDGRVFLSPTALNGVPGMRAALSNWRTTERDIEIAWSSMREVAARAAPVR; this is encoded by the coding sequence ATGGACAAGAACCTGATGGCGGACCTGCGGGGGCTGGAGGCGTTGTTGGAGCGGGCGAAGACAGAGGCGTCCTCGTTCCTGAACCGGCTCGACGATCTGCCTCCCGCGGTGAAGGCCACGCCTCGGGAAGCCCTGCCATTGCCCGAGCAGGGGCTGGGCGCGGAGCCTTCCCTGCGTCTCTTCATGGACCGGTATGGGCAGGAGCTGGGAGGGAGCACGGGGCCCCGCTATTTTGGTTTCGTCCAGGGCGGGACCACGCCCGCGGCCCTGGCGGGGGACTGGATGGCGAGCGCGTTCGATCTGAACTCCTCCCACCCGGGAAGCTCCGCCGCGCCCCAGGTGGAGCAGGAGACGCTCGCGCTGCTGCGCCAGCTCCTGGCCCTGCCCGACACCTTCTCCGGCGGTTTCGTGTCGGGGGCGACCATGTCGAACTTCGTGGGCCTGGCCTGCGCGAGGCAATGGGTGGCCCATCGACTCGACGTGGACGTGGCCGAGAAGGGCCTGTATGCGCTGGGGCCCATTCCCATCCTGAGCGCCACGCCTCATTCCAGCACCCTCAAGGCGCTGTCCATGCTCGGCATGGGACGCGGCTCCCTGGTCCGGGTGCGCGCCTGGCCGGGGCGGGAGGCCATGGATGTCGAGGCGCTCCGTGCCCAGCTCGACTCCCTGGGCGGCAAGCCTTGCATCGTCGTGGCCAGCGCCGGGACGGTGAACACCGGCGACTACGACGACCTGGAGGCGATTGGTCGGCTCAAGGAGCGCCATCCGTTCTGGTTGCATGTCGATGGCGCCTTCGGAGGTCTCGTGGCGTGCTCGCCCGAGCTCGCCCATCTGACGCGCGGCATGGAGTTGGCGGACTCGGTGACGGTGGACGCGCACAAGTGGCTGAACGTCCCGTATGACTCCGCCTTGCAGTTCACCCGCCACCCGGAGCTGTTGCTGGAGATCTTCCGCAACAACGCGCCCTACCTCGACGTGCGGCAGGGGCCCGCGCCGTTCGCGGACCAGGGGCCGGAGAACTCGCGCCGTTTCCGGGCGCTGCCCGCGTGGTTGACCCTGATGGCCTATGGCCGCTCGGGGTATCGGGACATCATCGAGCGCGACTGCCGACTCGCGCGCATGTTGGGAGAGCGCATCGAGGACTCCACCGCCTTCGAGCTGCTGGCCCCCGTGCGGCTCAACATCGTCTGCTTCACCCTGCGCCAGGAGGGGGGCGTCACCCAGGAGGACGTCCGGGGCTTCCTGGATCGGCTCCGCGACGATGGGCGGGTCTTCCTCTCGCCGACCGCGCTGAACGGGGTGCCGGGGATGCGTGCCGCCCTCTCCAACTGGAGGACCACGGAGCGGGACATCGAGATCGCCTGGTCTTCCATGCGGGAGGTGGCGGCCCGAGCGGCGCCTGTCCGCTGA
- a CDS encoding gamma-glutamyltransferase yields the protein MRRRTFLAALPVGLSAVAQATTEQPRPTPPSAPTRTTDDAPAPAPSRADVGAVNPNLKRPDVRSGDRIAGASYASRSAAWGVNGAAATAHPLATLAAIDILRAGGSAVDAAIAANAVLGFVEPVSCGIGGDCFAMLWEPKTRKVVGLNGSGRSPRGLSLDEVRRRAVNGYVPRVGMTSVSVPGAVDAWWSLHQRHGRLKWAELFQAAIAHAQAGVPQVQTIGYYLGRNLARFLKPGSGVEETANAERVYGPGAAAAEGDVWRNPDLARTYQLIARGGRDAFYAGPIAQAIERYFRRIGGWMTRADLSAHHSEWTEPLSTDYRGVDVYGLAPNSQGLSTLQMLGILRHFDLRGMGFQSAQSIHHQVEAKRLAFEDRARYFADPTFFRAPLEQLNSPAYAAERAKLIRADRVMERVMPMDAPSRGDTTYLCTADKNGMMVSLIQSNFRGMGSGLVPDGTGAGHPTLGFMFQDRGELFSLTDGHPNLYAPGKRPFQTIIPGFAVRGGEPWLAFGVMGGDMQPQGQAQIIINRVDYGLDLQAAGDSPRWHHEGSSEPTGEAQQTPGLLRLETGVPEATKKALVGLGWKLGEPDGGFGGYQCIERRPGRYGAATEMRKDGVALAY from the coding sequence ATGCGCCGCCGTACCTTCCTCGCCGCTCTTCCCGTGGGTCTCTCGGCCGTTGCCCAGGCGACGACGGAGCAGCCCAGGCCCACGCCGCCCTCCGCGCCCACGCGCACCACCGATGATGCTCCCGCGCCGGCTCCCTCCCGGGCCGACGTCGGAGCCGTGAACCCGAACCTGAAGCGGCCCGATGTGCGTTCCGGGGATCGCATCGCCGGGGCGAGCTACGCCAGCCGCTCGGCCGCCTGGGGGGTGAATGGCGCGGCCGCCACGGCGCATCCCCTGGCCACCCTGGCCGCCATCGACATCCTGCGCGCGGGGGGCTCGGCGGTGGACGCGGCCATCGCCGCCAACGCGGTGTTGGGCTTCGTGGAGCCGGTGAGCTGCGGAATTGGCGGGGACTGCTTCGCCATGCTGTGGGAGCCCAAGACGCGCAAGGTGGTGGGACTGAATGGCTCGGGCCGCTCGCCCCGGGGGCTGTCCCTGGACGAGGTGCGCCGGCGCGCGGTGAATGGGTACGTGCCCCGGGTGGGCATGACGTCGGTCAGCGTTCCCGGCGCGGTGGATGCCTGGTGGTCCCTGCACCAGCGCCATGGCCGGTTGAAGTGGGCGGAGCTGTTCCAGGCGGCCATCGCCCACGCGCAGGCGGGCGTCCCCCAGGTGCAGACGATTGGCTACTACCTCGGCCGTAACCTCGCGCGCTTCCTGAAGCCGGGCTCGGGAGTGGAGGAGACGGCCAACGCCGAGCGCGTCTACGGTCCGGGTGCCGCGGCGGCCGAGGGGGACGTCTGGCGCAATCCGGATCTGGCGCGCACCTACCAGCTCATCGCGCGGGGCGGGCGGGACGCGTTCTATGCGGGTCCGATCGCGCAGGCCATCGAGCGCTACTTCCGCCGCATCGGTGGCTGGATGACCCGCGCGGACCTGTCTGCCCACCATTCGGAGTGGACCGAGCCGCTGTCCACCGACTATCGCGGCGTGGATGTCTATGGACTGGCGCCCAACAGCCAGGGGCTGAGCACCCTGCAGATGCTCGGCATCCTGCGCCACTTCGATCTGCGCGGCATGGGCTTCCAGAGCGCTCAATCCATCCACCATCAGGTGGAGGCCAAGCGGCTGGCGTTCGAGGACCGGGCGCGCTACTTCGCCGACCCCACCTTCTTCCGCGCGCCGCTGGAGCAGCTCAACAGCCCCGCCTACGCGGCCGAGCGTGCGAAGCTCATTCGCGCCGATCGGGTGATGGAGCGCGTGATGCCGATGGACGCGCCGAGCCGGGGCGACACCACCTACCTCTGCACCGCGGACAAGAACGGGATGATGGTGTCACTCATCCAGTCCAACTTCCGGGGCATGGGCTCGGGACTGGTGCCGGACGGAACGGGGGCGGGCCATCCCACGTTGGGCTTCATGTTCCAGGATCGGGGCGAGCTGTTCTCGCTGACCGACGGGCACCCGAACCTGTATGCGCCCGGCAAGCGGCCCTTCCAGACGATCATCCCGGGCTTCGCGGTGCGCGGGGGCGAGCCGTGGCTGGCGTTCGGCGTCATGGGCGGAGACATGCAGCCCCAGGGACAGGCGCAGATCATCATCAACAGGGTGGACTACGGCCTGGACTTGCAGGCGGCCGGGGACAGTCCCCGCTGGCACCACGAGGGCTCGTCCGAACCCACGGGCGAGGCGCAACAGACGCCGGGCCTGTTGCGGCTGGAGACGGGTGTGCCCGAGGCGACGAAGAAGGCGCTGGTGGGGCTCGGGTGGAAGCTGGGCGAGCCGGATGGGGGCTTTGGCGGCTACCAGTGCATCGAGCGCCGGCCGGGCCGTTACGGTGCGGCCACGGAGATGCGCAAGGATGGCGTGGCCCTGGCCTATTAG